The following proteins are co-located in the Cupriavidus pauculus genome:
- the ispG gene encoding flavodoxin-dependent (E)-4-hydroxy-3-methylbut-2-enyl-diphosphate synthase, producing MHQKASQPVIPGPLPRRVSRQASVAWGDNIVTIGGGAPVRVQSMTNTDTVDAIGTAIQIKELARAGSEIVRITVNTPEAAAAVPAIREQLDRMGVNVPLVGDFHYNGHTLLHDYPECAQALSKYRINPGNVGKGAKRDKQFAEMIEMACRYNKPVRIGVNWGSLDQDLLARIMDENAQRAEPWPAQSVMVEALITSAIESAQKAEEIGLPGNQIILSCKVSQVQELVAVYRELSRRCEYALHLGLTEAGMGSKGIVASTAALSVLLQEGIGDTIRISLTPEPGAPREKEVYVGQEILQTMGLRNFTPMVIACPGCGRTTSTTFQELAASIQSYLREQMPVWKDQYPGVEEMDVAVMGCIVNGPGESKHANIGISLPGSGESPAAPVFVDGVKVKTLRGDNIAQDFQAIVDEYVRTHYGPDAKQAKQQEAVA from the coding sequence ATGCACCAGAAAGCTTCCCAACCGGTGATCCCGGGTCCGCTGCCACGCCGCGTGTCGCGCCAGGCCAGCGTCGCGTGGGGCGACAACATCGTGACGATCGGCGGCGGCGCACCGGTGCGCGTGCAGTCGATGACGAACACGGACACGGTCGACGCCATCGGCACGGCCATCCAGATCAAGGAACTGGCGCGCGCCGGGTCGGAGATCGTCCGGATCACCGTGAACACGCCCGAGGCCGCCGCCGCCGTGCCGGCCATCCGCGAACAGCTGGACCGGATGGGCGTGAACGTGCCGCTGGTGGGCGACTTCCACTACAACGGCCACACGCTGCTGCACGACTATCCCGAGTGCGCGCAGGCGCTGTCGAAGTACCGCATCAACCCCGGCAACGTGGGCAAGGGTGCCAAGCGCGACAAGCAGTTCGCCGAGATGATCGAGATGGCGTGCCGCTACAACAAGCCGGTGCGTATCGGCGTGAACTGGGGCAGCCTGGACCAGGACCTGCTCGCGCGCATCATGGACGAGAACGCCCAGCGCGCCGAGCCGTGGCCCGCGCAGAGCGTGATGGTCGAGGCGCTGATCACGTCGGCGATCGAATCGGCGCAGAAGGCCGAGGAAATCGGCCTGCCGGGCAACCAGATCATCCTGTCGTGCAAGGTGTCGCAGGTGCAGGAACTGGTGGCGGTCTACCGCGAGCTGTCGCGCCGCTGCGAATACGCGCTGCACCTGGGGCTGACCGAGGCCGGCATGGGCAGCAAGGGCATCGTGGCCTCGACGGCCGCGCTGTCGGTGCTGCTGCAGGAAGGCATCGGCGACACGATCCGCATCTCGCTGACGCCGGAACCGGGCGCGCCGCGCGAGAAGGAGGTCTACGTCGGCCAGGAAATCCTGCAGACCATGGGCCTGCGCAATTTCACGCCGATGGTGATTGCCTGCCCGGGCTGCGGCCGCACCACGAGCACGACGTTCCAGGAGCTGGCCGCCAGCATCCAGTCGTACCTGCGCGAGCAGATGCCGGTCTGGAAGGACCAGTACCCCGGCGTGGAGGAAATGGATGTGGCCGTGATGGGCTGCATCGTCAACGGCCCGGGCGAAAGCAAGCACGCCAACATCGGCATCTCGCTGCCGGGGTCGGGCGAATCGCCGGCCGCGCCGGTGTTCGTCGACGGCGTCAAGGTCAAGACGCTGCGCGGTGACAATATTGCCCAGGACTTCCAGGCGATCGTGGACGAATACGTCCGCACGCACTACGGTCCCGACGCGAAGCAGGCCAAGCAACAGGAAGCGGTGGCCTGA
- a CDS encoding RodZ domain-containing protein, with the protein MNEEERAGSQAATQVAGGATDSDREAVAREIGAQLKEGREAQRLSLEDVGARLKVAPSKLVAIEAGNVSSLADVTFAKGVMRAYARTLQINIDGLLGQYHAQAQAMPVTGITRRHEGALNQAFDDRKRFGGKAKGTGGAGGRWLWLVCVLALAGAGVYFGYDHAKAWLESHNQAAADAPAGDRAADKPAEEGGTQSNGDGTVSAALPPVMAGNDSPAPSEASPASATTTTTTTTTPTTATGMPLATGGAVGLPQDKPAAQPVQVPATATAATPGAPAAPAATGDGAVQIRFAADTWYEVRDRTGKVIMGGTGKAGDAVAGSGAGGPYKVVLGNVKGVESMAHNGAPVNFKAADRNNVARLTLQ; encoded by the coding sequence ATGAATGAAGAAGAGCGCGCCGGCAGCCAGGCCGCAACGCAAGTTGCAGGCGGCGCGACAGACTCCGACCGCGAGGCAGTGGCCCGCGAGATCGGGGCGCAACTGAAAGAGGGTCGCGAGGCGCAACGCCTGTCGCTGGAGGATGTCGGCGCACGGCTGAAGGTGGCGCCGAGCAAGCTGGTGGCGATCGAGGCGGGCAATGTGTCGAGCCTGGCGGACGTGACGTTCGCCAAGGGCGTGATGCGGGCCTATGCGCGCACGCTGCAGATCAATATCGATGGCCTGCTGGGCCAATACCATGCCCAGGCGCAGGCCATGCCGGTAACCGGCATCACCCGTCGGCATGAAGGCGCGCTGAACCAGGCGTTCGACGACCGCAAGCGCTTTGGCGGCAAGGCCAAGGGCACGGGCGGCGCCGGTGGCCGCTGGCTGTGGCTGGTCTGCGTGCTGGCGCTGGCTGGCGCCGGCGTGTACTTCGGCTACGACCATGCCAAGGCCTGGCTGGAATCGCACAATCAGGCCGCCGCCGATGCGCCGGCCGGCGACCGCGCGGCCGACAAGCCGGCGGAAGAGGGCGGGACGCAAAGCAACGGTGACGGCACGGTATCGGCCGCGCTGCCGCCGGTGATGGCCGGCAACGATTCGCCCGCGCCGTCCGAGGCGTCGCCCGCATCGGCTACGACGACGACAACGACGACGACCACGCCGACCACCGCCACCGGCATGCCGCTGGCCACTGGCGGCGCGGTGGGCCTGCCGCAGGACAAGCCTGCGGCCCAGCCGGTGCAGGTGCCCGCGACGGCCACGGCCGCCACGCCTGGTGCGCCGGCCGCACCGGCCGCCACCGGTGACGGCGCGGTCCAGATCCGCTTTGCCGCCGATACCTGGTACGAAGTGCGCGACCGCACCGGCAAGGTCATCATGGGCGGCACCGGCAAGGCCGGCGACGCCGTGGCCGGCAGCGGCGCGGGTGGTCCCTACAAGGTCGTGCTCGGCAACGTGAAGGGCGTGGAGTCGATGGCGCACAATGGCGCGCCGGTCAACTTCAAGGCCGCCGACCGGAACAACGTGGCGCGCCTGACCCTGCAGTAA
- the bamB gene encoding outer membrane protein assembly factor BamB — protein sequence MTSLLRTAATRTLVAGTCLGLLAGCSLFSKENKHPPTELKPVSATLSVKQAWKADVGKSGPYVMAPVAAGDAVYVSGKSGTVMAISAASGQTLWKAKTDRDLTSGPGSDGETTAVAGEKGAIYAFDKSGKQIWKKQVNGEVLSAPLVGNGLVVVRTTDTRVIGLDAGTGDRRWIYQRSQAALNLRAAMGMVYAGDGIVTGFPGGKLGVLAPGNGVLRWESTVSYPKGVSEIERLNDVTGVPAVLGRQVCATTFQGRIACLELANGQPQWGKDFSSPMGLAQDENSLFSSDETSAVFAFDRQNGNERWKNTDLRYRQLGAPATIGRSVVVGDYEGFVHFLSREDGTIVARMKTDGSAISAAPVIAGQTLVVQTRDGDVYGFVPN from the coding sequence ATGACGTCATTACTTCGCACAGCCGCAACCCGCACGCTCGTGGCCGGCACCTGCCTGGGCCTGCTGGCGGGCTGCTCGCTGTTCAGCAAGGAAAACAAGCATCCGCCCACCGAGCTGAAGCCGGTGTCGGCCACGCTGTCGGTCAAGCAGGCCTGGAAGGCCGACGTGGGCAAGAGTGGCCCGTATGTGATGGCGCCCGTGGCGGCTGGCGATGCGGTGTACGTGTCCGGCAAGAGCGGGACGGTGATGGCAATCAGCGCGGCCAGCGGCCAGACGCTGTGGAAGGCCAAGACCGACCGCGACCTGACGTCGGGCCCCGGTTCGGACGGCGAGACCACCGCCGTCGCGGGCGAGAAGGGCGCGATCTACGCGTTCGACAAGTCCGGCAAGCAGATCTGGAAGAAGCAGGTCAATGGCGAAGTCCTGTCGGCGCCGCTGGTCGGCAACGGCCTGGTGGTGGTGCGTACGACCGATACGCGCGTCATCGGGCTGGACGCCGGCACCGGCGACCGCCGCTGGATCTACCAGCGCTCGCAGGCCGCGCTGAACCTGCGCGCCGCGATGGGGATGGTCTATGCCGGCGACGGCATCGTGACCGGCTTTCCGGGTGGCAAGCTGGGCGTGCTGGCCCCGGGCAACGGCGTGCTGCGGTGGGAAAGCACCGTGTCCTATCCGAAGGGCGTGTCGGAAATCGAGCGCCTGAACGACGTGACCGGCGTGCCGGCCGTGCTGGGCCGCCAGGTCTGCGCCACGACGTTCCAGGGCCGGATTGCCTGCCTGGAATTGGCCAACGGCCAGCCGCAGTGGGGCAAGGATTTCTCGTCGCCGATGGGCCTGGCCCAGGATGAGAATTCGCTGTTCTCCAGCGACGAGACGTCGGCGGTGTTCGCATTCGATCGTCAGAACGGCAACGAGCGCTGGAAGAATACGGACCTGCGCTATCGCCAGCTTGGTGCGCCGGCCACGATCGGCCGCTCGGTGGTGGTGGGCGACTATGAAGGTTTCGTGCACTTCCTGTCGCGGGAAGACGGCACGATCGTCGCGCGCATGAAGACCGACGGCAGCGCCATCAGCGCGGCGCCGGTCATCGCCGGGCAGACCCTGGTGGTCCAGACCCGCGACGGCGACGTGTACGGCTTCGTGCCGAACTGA
- the pilW gene encoding type IV pilus biogenesis/stability protein PilW: MIRLLVAALSGLLMLSACTLPAGPTQDIKTASDQTAANKRAALRLRLATQYLEARQYPVALDEVKQAIAIDPANVDAYHVRALIYMGMNENALAEDSFRTALGMRAGDPDILNNYGWFQCQTNRYAEGKATLERAVQAPSANGPIKPLTNLGVCELRHGNFAGAEKYLQTAYGYDRNDPSVLMNLAQLYFQRGDMGQARQFAGRINGSRFATAQSLWLGARIAHRQGDTQTQGAMIAELRNRFPDSRELTAYERGAWDE, translated from the coding sequence ATGATCCGTCTGCTTGTCGCTGCCCTGTCAGGGCTGTTGATGCTGTCCGCCTGCACGCTGCCCGCCGGGCCCACGCAGGACATCAAGACCGCTTCCGACCAGACCGCCGCGAACAAGCGCGCCGCGCTCCGGCTGCGCCTGGCGACGCAGTACCTGGAGGCGCGCCAGTACCCGGTGGCGCTTGACGAGGTCAAGCAGGCCATCGCGATCGATCCGGCCAACGTCGACGCCTATCACGTACGCGCCCTGATCTACATGGGCATGAACGAGAACGCGCTGGCCGAGGACAGCTTCCGTACCGCGCTGGGCATGCGCGCGGGCGACCCGGACATCCTGAACAACTACGGCTGGTTCCAGTGCCAGACCAACCGCTACGCCGAGGGCAAGGCGACGCTGGAACGCGCCGTGCAGGCCCCGTCGGCCAATGGGCCGATCAAGCCGCTGACCAACCTGGGCGTCTGCGAATTGCGCCACGGCAACTTTGCCGGGGCAGAAAAATATCTGCAGACGGCCTACGGATATGACCGGAATGATCCGTCAGTGCTCATGAATCTCGCGCAACTGTATTTCCAGCGCGGGGACATGGGACAAGCCCGGCAGTTCGCTGGCCGCATCAACGGCAGCCGTTTTGCCACCGCGCAATCCCTCTGGCTGGGTGCGCGCATTGCCCATCGGCAGGGCGATACCCAGACGCAGGGCGCGATGATCGCGGAACTGCGTAACCGTTTCCCCGATTCGCGCGAGCTGACCGCATACGAGAGAGGAGCTTGGGATGAATGA
- the rlmN gene encoding 23S rRNA (adenine(2503)-C(2))-methyltransferase RlmN — protein sequence MNSLVNLLDLDADALTAYCGELGEKPFRARQLQRWIHQFGASRFDAMSDLAKSLREKLATRAEIRAPAIITDNLSADGTRKWLLDVGAGNAVETVYIPEDTRGTLCVSSQAGCAVNCRFCSTGKQGFSRNLSTGEIIGQLWMAEFAMREQLGRGPKDDRVISNVVMMGMGEPLLNYDAVVPAMRLMLDDNAYGLSRRRVTLSTSGVVPMMDRLAKDLPVALAVSLHASNDALRDVLVPLNRKYPLAELMAACRRYLEFAPRDFITFEYCMLDNVNDTVEHARELLKLVADVPCKFNLIPFNPFPESGLKRSNNEQIRRFAQVLMDAGIVTTIRKTRGDDIDAACGQLAGEVMDRTRLAERGKFGKITPLVPVVAGSAREARPA from the coding sequence ATGAACTCTCTCGTCAACCTGCTCGATCTCGACGCGGACGCGCTCACCGCCTATTGCGGCGAGCTCGGCGAGAAGCCGTTCCGTGCACGGCAGCTGCAACGCTGGATCCACCAGTTCGGCGCCAGCCGCTTCGACGCCATGTCGGATCTCGCCAAGTCGCTGCGCGAAAAGCTCGCGACGCGGGCCGAGATCCGGGCGCCTGCCATCATCACGGACAACCTGTCCGCCGACGGCACGCGCAAGTGGCTGCTCGACGTGGGCGCCGGCAACGCGGTGGAGACGGTGTACATCCCCGAGGACACGCGCGGCACGCTGTGCGTGTCGTCCCAGGCCGGATGCGCCGTCAACTGCCGGTTCTGTTCCACCGGCAAGCAGGGCTTCTCGCGCAACCTCAGCACGGGCGAGATCATCGGCCAGCTCTGGATGGCCGAGTTCGCCATGCGCGAGCAACTGGGCCGCGGCCCCAAGGACGACCGTGTCATCTCCAACGTGGTGATGATGGGCATGGGCGAGCCGCTGCTGAACTACGATGCCGTCGTGCCGGCCATGCGGCTGATGCTCGACGACAACGCCTACGGGCTGTCGCGCCGCCGCGTGACGCTGTCCACGTCCGGCGTGGTGCCGATGATGGACCGCCTGGCAAAGGACCTGCCCGTGGCGCTGGCCGTGTCGCTGCACGCCTCGAACGATGCGCTGCGCGACGTGCTGGTGCCGCTGAACCGCAAGTATCCGCTGGCCGAACTGATGGCGGCATGCCGCCGCTACCTTGAGTTCGCGCCGCGCGATTTCATCACCTTCGAATACTGCATGCTCGACAACGTCAACGACACGGTCGAGCACGCCCGGGAACTGCTGAAGCTCGTGGCCGACGTGCCATGCAAGTTCAACCTGATCCCGTTCAATCCGTTCCCCGAGTCGGGGCTGAAGCGCTCGAACAACGAGCAGATCCGCCGCTTCGCCCAGGTGCTGATGGACGCGGGGATCGTCACGACGATCCGCAAGACCCGTGGCGACGACATCGACGCCGCGTGCGGCCAGCTGGCCGGCGAGGTCATGGATCGCACCCGCCTGGCCGAGCGCGGCAAGTTCGGCAAGATCACGCCACTGGTGCCGGTGGTTGCCGGCAGCGCTCGGGAGGCCCGTCCTGCATGA
- the der gene encoding ribosome biogenesis GTPase Der yields the protein MKPVIALVGRPNVGKSTLFNRMTRSRDALVADLPGLTRDRHYGEGRIGDRPFIVIDTGGFEPVAKDGIVAEMAKQTRQAVVEADVVIFLVDGRLGLAPQDRVIADYLRKTGRRIMLAVNKAEGMKYTSVAADFYELGMGDPYAISSTHGDGVRELVDEALELAVQERPELAEEAEANQRGTKIAIVGRPNVGKSTLVNTLIGEERVIAFDMPGTTRDAIYVEFERGGKPYTLIDTAGLRKRGKVFEAIEKFSVVKTLQSIADANVVVLLLDAQQDISEQDAHIAGFIVESGRALVVGVNKWDGLDGHQRDRVKHDLERKLQFLGFANFHFVSAKERTGIGALLRSVDDAYAAAMVKLPTPQLTRVLHEAVEFQQPKRAGVSRPKLRYAHQGGSNPPIVVIHGNGLQNVTDAYKRYLENRFREAFKLKGTPLRIEFRTNKNPYADSKD from the coding sequence ATGAAACCAGTTATCGCACTCGTCGGCCGCCCTAATGTGGGCAAGTCGACGCTATTCAACCGGATGACCCGCTCGCGCGACGCACTCGTCGCCGACCTGCCGGGCCTGACGCGGGACCGCCACTATGGCGAGGGCCGCATCGGCGATCGTCCGTTCATCGTGATCGACACGGGCGGCTTCGAGCCCGTGGCCAAGGACGGCATCGTCGCCGAAATGGCCAAGCAGACCCGCCAGGCCGTGGTGGAGGCCGACGTCGTCATCTTCCTGGTGGACGGCCGCCTGGGCCTGGCGCCACAGGACCGCGTGATCGCGGACTACCTGCGCAAGACCGGCCGCCGCATCATGCTGGCGGTCAACAAGGCCGAAGGCATGAAGTACACCTCGGTGGCCGCGGACTTCTACGAGCTGGGCATGGGCGATCCGTACGCGATCTCGTCCACGCACGGCGACGGCGTGCGCGAACTGGTGGACGAGGCGCTGGAACTGGCCGTGCAGGAGCGGCCCGAGCTGGCCGAGGAAGCCGAGGCCAACCAGCGTGGCACCAAGATCGCCATCGTCGGGCGGCCCAACGTGGGCAAGTCCACGCTGGTCAACACGCTGATCGGCGAGGAGCGCGTGATCGCGTTCGACATGCCGGGCACCACGCGCGACGCCATCTACGTGGAGTTCGAGCGCGGCGGCAAGCCGTACACGCTGATCGACACGGCCGGCCTGCGCAAGCGCGGCAAGGTGTTCGAGGCCATCGAGAAGTTCTCGGTGGTCAAGACGCTGCAGTCGATTGCCGATGCCAACGTGGTGGTGCTGCTGCTGGACGCCCAGCAGGACATCTCCGAGCAGGACGCCCATATCGCCGGCTTCATCGTCGAATCGGGCCGCGCGCTCGTCGTGGGCGTGAACAAGTGGGACGGCCTGGACGGCCACCAGCGCGACCGCGTGAAGCACGACCTGGAGCGCAAGCTGCAGTTCCTGGGCTTTGCGAACTTCCACTTCGTCTCGGCGAAGGAGCGCACCGGAATCGGCGCGCTGCTGCGTTCGGTCGACGATGCGTACGCTGCCGCGATGGTGAAGCTGCCCACGCCGCAGCTCACGCGCGTGCTGCACGAGGCAGTGGAATTCCAGCAGCCCAAGCGCGCCGGCGTGTCGCGGCCCAAGCTGCGCTACGCGCACCAGGGTGGTTCCAACCCGCCCATCGTGGTCATCCACGGCAACGGCCTGCAGAACGTGACCGATGCCTACAAGCGCTACCTGGAGAACCGCTTCCGCGAGGCGTTCAAGCTCAAGGGCACGCCATTGCGCATCGAATTCCGTACGAACAAAAACCCGTACGCGGACTCGAAGGATTGA
- the hflX gene encoding GTPase HflX: MQPRATSQTDPSRAILVGVDFGKHDFQESLSELALLTTTAGSVPVHTLTGKRSRPDPALFIGSGKAEELKEAADALDADVVVFNHALSPAQQRNLERFLRRHVIDRTGLILDIFGQRAQSHVGKVQVELAQVQYQASRLVRAWSHLERQKGGIGMRGGPGERQLELDRRMLDDRAKRLKTDLARLQRQHHTQRRARARNDTLSISLVGYTNAGKSTLFNALTKARAYAADQLFATLDTTSRRLFLDGLGNVVLSDTVGFIRDLPTQLVAAFRATLDETVHADLLLHVVDASSAVRHEQIEQVNRVLAEIDALDIPQIVVMNKIDAAPELLELGPRVERNEDGVPTRVFLSARDGLGLDALREAIVEVAQWLATRPGEPAPYDPRLDGGGLAAGSDGQGLPEPDDEAENGPGNRPVAGDNYPN; this comes from the coding sequence TTGCAACCCAGAGCTACTTCCCAGACCGATCCCTCGCGCGCAATCCTCGTCGGCGTGGATTTCGGCAAGCATGATTTCCAGGAAAGCCTTTCCGAACTGGCGCTGCTGACCACCACGGCCGGCTCGGTGCCGGTGCACACGCTGACCGGCAAGCGTTCGCGCCCCGACCCGGCGCTGTTCATCGGCTCCGGCAAGGCCGAGGAGCTCAAGGAGGCGGCGGACGCGCTGGATGCCGACGTGGTGGTGTTCAACCACGCGCTGAGCCCGGCCCAGCAGCGGAACCTCGAACGGTTCCTGCGCCGCCACGTGATCGACCGGACCGGCCTGATCCTCGATATCTTCGGCCAGCGCGCGCAGAGCCACGTCGGCAAGGTGCAGGTGGAACTGGCGCAGGTGCAATACCAGGCGTCGCGCCTGGTGCGGGCGTGGAGCCACCTGGAGCGGCAGAAGGGCGGGATCGGCATGCGCGGCGGCCCCGGCGAGCGGCAGCTCGAACTGGACCGCCGGATGCTGGACGACCGCGCCAAGCGGCTCAAGACTGATCTGGCGCGGCTGCAGCGCCAACACCATACCCAGCGCCGCGCCCGCGCCCGCAACGATACGCTCAGCATTTCGCTGGTCGGTTATACCAACGCCGGCAAGTCGACGCTGTTCAACGCGCTGACGAAGGCCCGGGCATACGCCGCGGACCAGCTTTTTGCGACGCTCGATACGACGTCCCGGCGCCTGTTCCTGGACGGGCTGGGCAACGTCGTGCTGTCGGATACGGTCGGCTTCATCCGCGACCTGCCGACCCAGCTTGTGGCGGCGTTCCGCGCCACGCTGGACGAAACCGTGCACGCCGACCTGCTGCTGCACGTGGTGGACGCGTCCAGCGCCGTGCGCCACGAGCAGATCGAGCAGGTGAACCGGGTGCTGGCGGAAATCGACGCGCTGGACATCCCGCAGATCGTGGTCATGAACAAGATCGACGCGGCGCCCGAACTGCTGGAACTGGGCCCGCGCGTGGAGCGGAACGAGGACGGCGTGCCGACGCGGGTATTCCTGTCGGCGCGCGACGGCCTGGGCCTGGACGCGCTGCGCGAGGCCATCGTCGAAGTGGCCCAGTGGCTGGCCACCCGGCCGGGCGAGCCGGCGCCGTACGATCCCCGGCTGGACGGTGGCGGGCTGGCGGCGGGAAGCGACGGCCAGGGCCTGCCCGAGCCCGATGACGAGGCGGAAAACGGACCCGGGAATCGCCCGGTTGCCGGCGACAACTACCCCAACTGA
- the hfq gene encoding RNA chaperone Hfq, producing the protein MSNKGQLLQDPFLNALRKEHVPVSIYLVNGIKLQGNIESFDQYVVLLRNTVTQMVYKHAISTVVPARAVNFRVDDSSEG; encoded by the coding sequence ATGAGCAACAAAGGGCAATTGCTACAAGACCCGTTCCTTAACGCGCTGCGCAAAGAGCACGTGCCGGTTTCCATCTACCTCGTCAATGGCATCAAGCTGCAAGGCAATATCGAGTCGTTCGACCAGTATGTCGTCCTGCTGCGCAACACCGTGACCCAAATGGTGTACAAGCATGCGATTTCCACCGTCGTGCCGGCGCGCGCGGTCAATTTCCGTGTGGATGATTCCTCCGAGGGCTGA
- the hisS gene encoding histidine--tRNA ligase, which produces MSEDKTKADKALQGVKGMNDMLPADAPLWELFDNAARSMLRAYGYQQIRTPIVEHTQLFVRGIGEVTDIVEKEMYSFTDALNGENLTLRPEGTAAAVRATIEHNLLYDGPKRLWYTGPMFRHERPQRGRYRQFHQLGAEALGFAGPDVDAEIILMCQRLWDDLGLTGVRLELNSLGQAHERAAHREELVKYLEGFKDILDEDGKRRLYTNPLRVLDTKNPALQEMAANAPKLIDFLGAESLAHFEGVQRILKANNIPFKINPRLVRGLDYYNLTVFEWITDKLGAQGTIAGGGRYDPLIQQMGGKPAPACGWAMGIERIIELLREEKLTPEAQGCDVYMVHQGQAASEQAMIAAERLRDAGLDVLFHATPDGKSGSFKSQMKRADASGASFAVIIGDDEIAGGTVAVKQLRSGNAAEGGPQTSIPAETVVEFIIERMVDALEADDDEDDEQ; this is translated from the coding sequence ATGAGCGAAGACAAGACGAAGGCCGACAAGGCACTGCAGGGCGTGAAGGGCATGAACGACATGCTGCCCGCCGATGCCCCGCTGTGGGAACTGTTCGACAACGCCGCGCGCAGCATGCTGCGCGCCTATGGCTACCAGCAGATCCGCACGCCGATCGTCGAGCATACGCAGCTCTTCGTGCGGGGCATTGGCGAGGTGACCGACATCGTCGAGAAAGAGATGTATTCCTTCACCGACGCGCTCAATGGCGAGAACCTGACGCTGCGCCCGGAAGGCACCGCCGCGGCCGTGCGCGCGACCATCGAGCACAACCTGCTGTACGACGGCCCCAAGCGCCTCTGGTACACGGGCCCGATGTTCCGCCACGAAAGGCCGCAGCGCGGCCGCTATCGCCAGTTCCACCAGCTTGGCGCCGAGGCGCTGGGCTTTGCCGGCCCGGACGTGGATGCCGAGATCATCCTGATGTGCCAGCGCCTGTGGGACGACCTGGGCCTGACCGGCGTGCGGCTGGAGCTGAATTCGCTGGGCCAGGCGCACGAGCGCGCCGCGCACCGCGAGGAACTGGTCAAGTACCTGGAAGGCTTCAAGGACATCCTCGATGAGGATGGCAAGCGCCGCCTGTACACCAATCCGCTGCGCGTGCTGGACACCAAGAATCCGGCGCTGCAGGAGATGGCCGCCAACGCGCCCAAGCTGATCGACTTCCTGGGTGCCGAGTCGCTGGCGCACTTCGAGGGCGTCCAGCGCATCCTGAAGGCCAACAATATCCCGTTCAAGATCAACCCGCGCCTGGTGCGCGGCCTGGACTACTACAACCTGACGGTGTTCGAATGGATCACCGACAAGCTGGGCGCCCAGGGCACGATCGCGGGCGGTGGCCGGTACGATCCGCTGATCCAGCAGATGGGCGGCAAGCCCGCGCCGGCGTGCGGCTGGGCCATGGGCATCGAGCGCATCATCGAACTGCTGCGCGAGGAAAAGCTGACCCCTGAGGCCCAGGGCTGCGACGTGTACATGGTCCACCAGGGCCAGGCCGCCAGCGAGCAGGCGATGATCGCGGCCGAACGGCTGCGTGACGCCGGCCTGGACGTGCTCTTCCACGCCACGCCCGACGGCAAGAGCGGCAGCTTCAAGTCGCAGATGAAGCGCGCCGACGCGAGCGGCGCCTCCTTTGCCGTTATCATTGGCGACGACGAAATCGCCGGCGGCACGGTGGCGGTCAAGCAACTGCGCAGCGGCAACGCCGCCGAGGGCGGTCCGCAGACCAGCATCCCGGCCGAGACCGTGGTGGAGTTCATCATCGAACGGATGGTGGACGCGCTGGAAGCGGACGACGACGAGGACGACGAGCAATAA
- a CDS encoding YfgM family protein, translated as MAYDLEEQEQLESLKAWWAQYGNAVTWAVIVLLLAFAGWSGWKYWQRSQAGDAAQLYEQVTKAAEARDADRVKRAATDLEDKFGRTAYGPMSALTAAKVLYEAGDLAGAKTQLQWAIDHGGEDYAPVARVRLAGILLDEKAYDQGLALLKDAPAQYEALFADRRGDLLAAQDKRDEARTAYRRALEKLGTGEAGMRQIIQFKLDALGTA; from the coding sequence ATGGCTTACGATCTAGAAGAACAGGAACAGCTTGAGAGCCTCAAGGCCTGGTGGGCACAGTACGGCAACGCCGTCACGTGGGCGGTCATTGTGCTCTTGCTGGCCTTTGCGGGCTGGTCCGGCTGGAAGTACTGGCAGCGCTCGCAGGCCGGTGATGCCGCGCAGCTCTACGAGCAGGTGACGAAGGCCGCCGAAGCGCGCGACGCCGACCGCGTCAAGCGCGCCGCCACGGACCTCGAAGACAAGTTCGGCCGCACCGCCTACGGCCCGATGAGCGCGCTGACCGCCGCCAAGGTGCTGTACGAGGCCGGCGACCTGGCAGGCGCCAAGACCCAGCTCCAGTGGGCCATCGACCACGGTGGCGAAGACTACGCCCCGGTGGCGCGCGTGCGCCTGGCCGGCATCCTGCTCGACGAGAAGGCGTACGACCAGGGCCTGGCGCTGCTCAAGGACGCGCCGGCGCAGTACGAAGCGCTGTTCGCGGACCGCCGCGGCGACCTGCTGGCCGCCCAGGACAAGCGTGACGAGGCCCGCACCGCCTACCGCCGTGCGCTGGAAAAGCTGGGCACCGGCGAAGCCGGCATGCGCCAGATCATCCAGTTCAAGCTCGACGCGCTGGGCACCGCGTGA